A genomic window from Montipora capricornis isolate CH-2021 chromosome 8, ASM3666992v2, whole genome shotgun sequence includes:
- the LOC138013817 gene encoding uncharacterized protein, which yields MKSDVVVKFPEKSVLLLAQDDEDQTQIELSLSSVTSESDSLQNLRRRRRDSGVFVSDEAVLTWRRREEQSKSEPIITSASGSFSNQHAHIRRVATKSSLQSTYIPILDKLTEEPLSLPKEIPGVSKEGNGIHVMVDLRSICGPTERRDIGDEIVLGHWQRPEQKRGSEKETDSGSSFQNATQTSSIQKRRATIATETPAKELSPHYATKLEKQAFNKIKEWKEGFAIQLDQVLQQRQNLSQQLQNQGNKYVVDYYSPVYCGDDVKGQTTPSPLSTRKSMSSKQAFAQNLQHRLITELRGLSQMSVIDNKGIPDADKGSKILQEIKKQREKFRDVDENKKLKDELRSLQIQNTQRIAHDMHLDASDTKDNKPSLQQYNYNRKCDEKKGMMENKHGRLNVDDDFCAGSHTSDSQVAQVLSSLRQTIDTIFISTIQRISDLMVKSTSSETHSDNDTLPCDDLLRKIENTKEERDSLYLQNMNLKKEIFDLKRRLADFHEEKVEQISTTFDAVRSSISAASFVHQSGHYVRIDEIDGVVSHLKKFVSEYGGDVTGVQGTISTYIHGMYDSDFTPFFLCLNVLIKLMATVT from the coding sequence ATGAAGTCGGATGTAGTTGTTAAGTTTCCTGAGAAGTCAGTTCTGTTGCTTGCACAAGACGATGAGGATCAAACTCAAATAGAATTGTCACTGTCTAGTGTGACTTCAGAAAGTGACTCATTACAAAACTTGCGAAGACGCAGAAGAGACAGTGGTGTGTTCGTCAGTGACGAGGCTGTGTTAACGTGGCGAAGAAGAGAAGAACAAAGCAAATCCGAACCAATCATCACTTCTGCCAGCGGATCATTTAGTAATCAACATGCTCATATTAGACGAGTGGCAACAAAGAGTAGTTTGCAATCAACCTACATCCCCATTCTAGACAAGTTAACAGAAGAACCATTATCATTACCCAAAGAAATTCCTGGTGTGAGTAAAGAGGGCAATGGGATACATGTTATGGTCGATTTACGTAGTATTTGCGGGCCAACTGAACGTCGAGATATCGGCGACGAAATTGTCCTGGGACACTGGCAAAGACCAGAGCAAAAACGTGGCTCTGAGAAAGAAACAGACAGTGGCAGTTCTTTTCAAAATGCGACTCAAACAAGCAGCATCCAAAAACGAAGAGCTACCATTGCGACAGAGACTCCTGCTAAGGAACTCTCTCCTCATTATGCCACTAAGCTAGAAAAACAagcattcaacaaaatcaaagaatggaAAGAAGGATTTGCAATACAGCTAGATCAAGTGCTGCAACAACGCCAGAATTTATCACAGCAACTCCAAAATCAAGGAAATAAGTATGTTGTGGATTATTATTCTCCTGTCTATTGTGGTGACGACGTCAAAGGACAAACCACTCCATCTCCTCTTTCTACCAGAAAATCAATGTCCTCAAAGCAAGCTTTCGCACAAAATTTGCAACACAGACTTATTACTGAGTTGAGAGGATTGTCACAGATGTCCGTGATAGACAATAAAGGTATTCCTGACGCTGACAAAGGCAGTAAAATTTTACAGGAGATAAAAAAGCAGCGCGAAAAATTCAGAGATGTTGATGAAAATAAGAAATTAAAAGATGAGTTGAGATCCTTGCAAATACAGAACACTCAACGAATTGCTCATGATATGCATTTGGATGCATCGGATACTAAAGATAACAAACCATCTCtacaacagtacaattataacagaaaatgtgatgaaaagaaaggaatgaTGGAGAATAAGCACGGAAGACTGAACGTTGATGATGATTTTTGCGCCGGTTCACACACATCAGATTCTCAAGTCGCACAGGTTTTGTCCTCCCTGAGACAAACAATTGATACCATATTCATTTCAACCATACAGAGGATAAGTGACTTGATGGTGAAATCCACTTCTAGCGAAACCCATTCGGATAATGATACTCTTCCCTGCGACGATCTCTTGAGGAAGATAGAAAACACCAAAGAGGAAAGAGATAGCCTCTACTTGCAAAatatgaatttgaaaaaagagatatttgatcTCAAACGTCGATTAGCAGATTTTCATGAAGAGAAAGTGGAACAAATCTCAACAACATTTGATGCAGTTCGTAGCTCCATTAGCGCCGCCTCATTCGTCCATCAAAGTGGCCATTACGTGAGAATAGATGAAATAGACGGAGTCGTAAGCCATTTAAAGAAGTTTGTCAGTGAATACGGAGGTGATGTTACTGGTGTTCAAGGAACAATATCCACATACATTCATGGTATGTATGACAGTGATTTTACGCCCTTCTTTCTGTGTCTTAACGTACTAATTAAATTAATGGCAACTGTCACTTAA